The DNA sequence TAATTATCATTCATTGGCTACCATACGCGCGCGCAGATTTATGAATATTCTCTAGTGAAGGCAATAATAAAATAAGTTCATTGAACTtacaaagaaataatatattttaaaacactaAGTTTTATTGAATTTAGAACGAGAAATACGGCTCTTTCATAAAATTTGCACGCTAACACATGTTCGAATTGACTCAAAATTAGACTATTGATTAAGCATAATAAAAGTACCATACAAAggataaaagatataataattttcaatatcaaaGGAAAATACATTAAAACGTGCGATAAAGAACatgatttttgttgtaaaaataaatataccgTTTGTATTCATGTTCAGAATTTTTAAAGTTCTCTTCTTTAAAAGAGAAGAACTTTTAAACCGCTAGAGAGACAACAAATGAAACAGActatagaagaaaaaaatatatacgctTTAATCAAATTACACAGTTTTGTCCTGAATAATAAAAGAATTTGCAGTACGATTTAAGGGGGATTTACTTTGGCAATACAATACATTGACCTTCATTTATCTGAAAATACATCTTGATTGTATTACATGACATAACTGATAATAATGGTGACAATCATTATTATTCTGCGTTGAACATGCTAGGAAATTGATCAGTCCTATATACAAGTTAATGCAGACAAAGAAATTAAacgatatgagccgcaccatgagaaaaccaacattgtgcgtttgcgaccagcatggatccagtccagcctgcgcatccgtttTAAAGCCTATTTAAATGAGAGAAATTGtcagcgaacatcatggatcctgactggatccttgctggtcgcaaaaccactatgttggatttctcatggcgcggctgataTCATTCGTCAAATCTTGTTTATACACGAAAACATACCTATGTTAATGAATATGATACATCTGTATTCTTGCAAACAGAAACGAAAGTTTTAATATCTCCTGTAATTATCTGCAAActataaaatataaacagaaattaatttattaaaataacacAAAGAGGTTATGTATTCCGATAAATCTTTCACAGAACTAAATGAGAACTATTCAGACCGGAAAACGTGAAATCCACGTTTATGTATCTCCGGTAATGTACTTATTTTATATTTAGCTTATCAATATAACTACGCAGTAGGTTTGCTAACTAACTTGATAGGTTTGTACTATTAATAGATCTAATTGTATGTAAATAAATGGATTGGCAATGAGCCACAGCTAGCTGATTATTGAAAAACCAATGTCTATTTATATCAACAACGCAATTTCGAGACTATCGAATATGGCGGACACTAAAAGCCACGAGAAGGCAAAAATGTTGTATGAAAAGGATAATATTGATGCCGAAAAGCACACAAGAAAGGTGAAGTGTTTTTGTGTGTTATAGTCATAATAGTATTATAGAGAATTATTGAACTATTAAACTAAAACCGTTTATCTCGTAGTAATCGTCAACTCAACGTAGAAGGTTATAATCAGTAACCGACTTTTTGTTTGCGTTGAGTTGACGATTTATTATGTTCCTTAATGTATAGTGTTTATAATACACCTTACTTTGCAGTGTGTATTAGGATATTTTATCcgattttattgggtttaaatcATGACACAAATATAGGTTAACAGCCGAATTCTAGCTATTCATAGTGAAATTAGACcataggtgcccctccatgcattatttcagggTCGTACCATTAATTATCCGTAAGGCAGCTTGATCGCTTCCGCGCTTGAATGATTTCTACCAGTGGGGTGTCGAACCAAGGGTGGTGAGGGGCGAGTAATTCGAAATCAACTCGGCTAAGGAGGTCCCTAAACATACAGCTGAGAATGTATATTTAGCCCATCTACCGATTTATGTGATGCCCTGTGATGCCCTTTTCGTTCTTGTTCATTCACagacacgcacacacgcacgcgaACACACACGTCTgttgatatttcaatgaaatgtacattgtaaatatttcaactatACGAGAAATGCATCTTTACTGTAATAATATTttcttataccgtgttcacactagcagaacggttttatttttattaggcactaattggctatatttggtatttgacattcaaaacccatcaaaatataatctagtttgcgtccacactaggcaaagaaatgtggtttaaatatatacatgcaatgttggaaattaacaaatatcttgcaataagcaaaaaagggttacaaagaattgaggctaacagaaacaagaaggggtcatcaatatttaaacttctgttttcatctaagaatttctgttcattccatctattgtccattttgagcgtcagcatgactccatatcgcaatttaatgtttttgtttcaacaacagtccagttacttttgccagccacagcatcaattgtttgaaacAAAGGAGAtcgaaacacatggtattcttcctccaaatggtaagatctgtggatttgggattgtaaaaccagttataacccacatttgcgttcacatttgtaaaataatgtagcattactttttaatgtagtattaaaaccacctcccgaggaaGTTTTAATGCTACactacagaaaccacttgacctttacaaaattcacgttttacaccacatatagtgtggacgcaaacgagtttaaaaaataaacccaagttaatgtaggattaaaaacgtagtctgaacacggtattaaaGTTTGTGGTTTTAATAGTTTCAGTGCACataatttttatcataaagtATTTCATCTATTTATTTGAAGCCTACAAAAAAGTCAACAATATATGTGGTAGTAGGCCTAATACTGCTGAATCTTGTTCTGATGACTACATTGATAACCCTTGTTGTGAAATGGCGAGTGGCCAGACAAATTGCTCTTGAACCACGTGAACAAACAGTGTGTTTGGCGTGTCAAGAACTGGGTCTGTTCGATGAAGAACTACCAGAAGAAGTGAAGGGGAAAATATCGAGAAAACGAAAGGAAAAGTCAGAGGAATTGGTTTGCTGCGGGTACACAAGTAGTGTACTTGAACGGATGGTATCTGAGGTATATGTAGCATAACAACcatttaaaataattcatttagaTTATTTTTCTACTGCTTAAACCACAAAATCCATAGCAGTCATTTTCGTGAATTTTAGCTTTGTATTGCAAGATAAAGATATCcattttcatgtcaaattcatggtaaaatgtgtattttctcTGCCCaaaagatttcaaaatatttttgttcaaaatattacaaaaaagaaatagataaagggaaaaatttaataTATCCTGAAACTTTTTTTAACAATCCCCAAGCAAACAAAGCCAAAATTGAAGTTATTTCAAAACTTCTGGATGACCTTAATAAAGGATATTTGAAGGACTCATACCTTAAACTCTTTCTTTTATGattattttgaaactattcaggacattaaaaaaaattctgttaccACACATTGCATTTATTTTGATAATGGTATTGTCATATATTCAGACAGAAATCAAAGTAAATCCTTAGTAAATTAAAGGTGgcttaaacaaaaatgaaacatttgaacATGATTTTTTCATAAATCTTAAATTTCAATAGGAAGTTTTGAAACTTGAAGATTAACTTTGTTTTGCTATAATGTGCTATCGAATTATCGGTAacttaaaactatttgaatagCAGTATACGTATAAACTTATTAATAAGCATGAATATTTACGTTTTagttttaatcttttttaaaacaaattctcTTTGAAAGAAATGGGAATGTTGATAATGTTGACTCAAAGCTTGAAACACAAAACCTTTCAAATCATTTGACCTAAAGAATCTTGACCAAGAGCTTGATTTTGATATTCGAAATACTTTATTTTAGGCAATAAAGCAAAGAGGCACAGGAGTTAAATCAAGTAAGTGTTAGTTCAGATTGTATTCATCATCAGTATAAAATAGCATCAAGTGCActagtatatatgtatatgaataaaCTTCAATGTATTgctttgtacatttatacattaaaagaaAAGATGCAGCTTTTTGATATCTGATACATATGCCTTTCCTATGTATTAAAACAATATCTTTCGCAGGTTTATATCCATTAGTATCAAAAGAATGCAATTACACCACAAGAATTCTTCCTTCTGCTCAAGTGAATGGAATATCTACGACTGAAATGGAGAATGAAGGTGCGTATAAACTATTATTGATAACTTtccaaaagttatattttaaagaCAAGGTATTTTTCGCGAATTTTGTAAAACAGAACTTTGAATatgaatatactttttataattcttgatatatttaaaaatctaTACCTTAAGTTTATTCGTTTTCTATATGAAATGTTTTCTTCAAATGTACTTTTCTTTTAGGTGTAGGGGATATAATTCACTGGGAAACATCCGACAAGTCATTTCTGAAAGGTGGTATCACCTACAAGGATGGAAAACTGACAATAAAGGAGCCGGGCTACTATTATGTATTTTCACAAATTATGTTAAGAAACGTTCAGAAAACCACGCCGAATTTGGTCACATACGAAGAAAACCCTACACATCTAGATCACTACATGCACCACTATTCCAGGAAGGATGGAACTACGCGAAAGATTCTCGAAGCCTCAAAGTCATTGTGTGAAATGCCCTCTGCGAATGATGAGACTACAAGTACTATAGGAGCTGTGTTTTACTTGGAGAAACACGACGAGGTATTTGTGAACACATCGCACCCACAAAACCTTGTACCGAGCCAGGAGGGCAGCCATTTTTGGTTGTATCTTACATGAACAAACTACTGCAATCATGTAATGAATGATACTTATATACTAGATGTTTCTGCTGAATGCATGAAACGTGTTTACATGTGTGCATATTACCTTAAAGAACGACACTGCAACTGGTTTTCCTTATTTTAATATACATGGTATATTATGTTGTTACGTGTCATCATTTTGTAACTGAGCTTGTGTTAATTTCTTAAAGTAAAAAGCATATATCCTTTGAACCTTTCCAATATATGCACTTTGTGTGGAAAGAATTTGCTCGTAACAACTAGTAACTTATGTCTTTTTGCTTTATATTCGTTGCTGTTAattcattttctttacatttataatatgcaaaaaaaattctttatattGGGATGATATTTCATagttaggaaaaaaaaaagatacgtTTTAGAGTAGCTGTATACATTATATTAGTTATCTTTAAATATGCTTGTCAAGTCTCTGATGGGCAGAAAACAGTATAACGACTAATATCGGCAATATAACTTTACTCATCAAATAATCAGTGTAAAGGAATCTTTACATTTATAAACTAGAAATGCGTCCATAGGACCCAGAAGCGCCTATAGTATGATGTTACGATATGAAATTGTGAGTTTTGTAATGGCACTTTGACAATAGAACACGTATATTAAACTTACGGACTGAAACggaaataaatatctttaatatttctttcatctttaAATGACTAAATATTTCATCCTCTTGTTTAGGTGAAAGTTTGTACCAAGTTATTTGGATGTCTTCCTATGTATGAAACATCTTTGACCTCTAggtgtttatataaaatagaaatatatccCAAACAGAGATTTCATTtgtctttgaataaaatcattgtgttgagttcagatgcgaagaaattatatcataataataaaataatacacatctgaacgacaaacaaagATTTTGTTCTAGAGAACATcactgttttagatattttatttcgaTTTTGACACGATAATAACGATTGCTATGTACATTTTGGCCAACATCCcccaaatttttgtatgttttgcatagtttcttttccagcgcaccgctatgACGTTTGATGCTATGACGTATGACGTTTGATGCTATGACGTATGACGTTTGATGCTATGACGTTTGATGCTATGACGTAGTAGTTCCTACACATTATGATTTGTTAGACAATAACACCCcatttcagccttctttgtttaaaggaaaataaaCCAGGCTGTGTTAgaatttacaataaataactAGTATATATGACGGATAAGTTCATAATAGGATTCTacaaatttatgacaaataaatgcacttttgtttgtttcttttgtagaatttaaaaaataaaaatgtagatttgatacatagttagttagttagtttatttctctgtgatatacatgtacagtacttATGAAGCAGGTCGAAATGACCCTTTATCATATACATTCATTATAATGAGTAGCTATAATACAGTTATGACGACATATATACGAGTTGTCTCTCTTTGTTCATACTAGATTTATTATTCCAACTTTTCACTTCCAAATATGAAAGGATGATATCACTTgaatgattattacataaatctgGATTTTTGTGGTTTAGATGTCATACTGCTAAATTCAATCTGtacaaaaaagtacatttttgcataaaaacgcGTTTCTCGTCACCATATGGAGTGAAGTTTAGATTTCTCTTTTTAGTTaaggaaaaaaacgaaaaacaatacattaatcTAATGTTGATGCAAGAATATCAACATCACAAATATTTTAAGCGTTAACATCTGCAAAAATGGGAAACGTCAATGAAAAATGTATcaagataaaatatcaaaaccgGTCCTCACAAAGATGCATATGCAACTCCCCAACCAAAGTATATCAAATTTTACCATTAAACGCTTTAGAGAAGGACCCACCagcaaatacattttatataaacgcACAATCGCCCGCCGACCACCCAATACATGTTTGTCTGTACAACAATATTCTTAAAACCAACAACATATAACTAGATGAGTCTCTTTCTAAGGTCCAAAGCATGGTAAACATAGCTTGCTAAATCCATATTGATTTTTGTATTACTAGTATTCGACATAAACAAAACTGCATTTTAGCATATTTTGTCTTATTCTGTAAAACGACTGAATATATTCACTTCTTACGTTTTCATAATCTGGATATTCAAGCACAAAATTCATCTAATATGTTACATGCAatctttttaaatagtttagGTACATTATGCAAGAATGCTAACCATCCTTTGTAtcggaaaaaatacttaaaataggATACATTGATCTCTTGAGCCCTCATAATCATCTGAATTTAGTCTTTAAATAGCGTGAATATTTATTTGGAGCTTGATCCAGTGTTTCACTGAAGATCGTCTCCTATATAGGGACTTTCATAAACTGTGTGAACAATAATTCCATGTGCTAAAAAGGGTTGTTGTTTTTGTGCAAAGAAACCACAGAGCTGATAACAGTTTTGTACTTTCGATGCGAATTGATTTCCTGAATATATAGAGTACACGTATTCTATAGGCATTTATTTTCATTCGGTTATTTATGATGATTAAAGGGATTCCATCGAATCAGCTATTTAGTGTAAAATTATGTAATGCGTGCATCAAATGTCTTGGCCCCTTGTGGAAGACCACGTCGAAACAAAATTGAACGGTTATCCATCTATTTAGATTCGGCTCAAATTTGCCAAAGAGGTTATGAGACACATTTCTATTAAGCTACTGCTAACATCTTATCAGTCTCGTTGTAAAATATGCATCCATTTAAATTCGGTCATTTGTAGTTAGTACTTGACAAATGTCGGTCTTCTCCTTGTCAGACCTTACAGATTTATTGTCCCTGAAACAatacaatgtattaaacatttcttttatgtTGTTGAGACAGCAATACTTTAGAATTAAAACCGTGACATAAAACTATAGCCTGAAAATAATCATATATCACAACTTTTTATTCTAATCGTATACATAATCTCTAGTAAAACTCGGACACAGATCATCTCGTGCATTTAAATTAGATGATAACTAAATATACATGTTGAGGATTTGATGATAATCGGACAGTAGTTTAGACTAAGAACCGTGACATgaaactttaatctgaaaataaaatcatatatcacaactttttatttcattcatacaCATTTTCTCTAGTAAAACTCGGGCGCAGGTCATAGTGTGTATTTGAATTAGCCgttattttatttattgcttATGTAATTAACAGTTCGTTTTTGAACAATTTACAAATAGAAAGTATAATTTGCCACTAATGGATATTATTgcagtacattttcaattattGCCTAACATTAACTTAGATTATGAGATATAAGTATAAATACAGTAGCTGGtttctcaataaatttatatcgtctttctattttaagaaacaattaAACAACAACCAAAATATGCATTAGCTTATATCAAAATGATATTAAATGTAATCAATACTGCATATCAGTAATACAGAATGATTTCGATTTCTTATATTTTGTATCTGCGTTTAtggtttaaaaatacaaaatataataaaaacaatataataaaacaatgcaCCTTAAGCAATAAACACTATTCTCATGAAATGAGTTTCAAAAATAGTTATTCTAAATATAGATACACATAACATACGCAAAATGCTAATTCGTTGAAATGATGTAGTGCAAGCGTCGATAACGGCCGCATTCAAAATGGAAAATGAGTTTAAAGTGGGCGTTATGATCAATTTCGCTATTGTCGTAGGAGGTCTTGCGACAGTTCTCTCGCTGGTCATTTCAATGCCTGACCTTCCGACAACCATTCGAAATGATCATTTATGCTTACCTAATGAATATGGACATTTAATATGTGGAACTTCAACAGAACTATTGCACGGATATCTGCAAAGAGTGAGAATACTTTCGTTTCAAAATAgatatttctttaaacattttgtcGTATGACTAACACTGTAAAATTGAGTTAAACTACTTCTttcgttttcatgaaaattaaacattttactttattattttgaaagtttaaattAGTGAGCTGACGTGTTCATGGCGCGAACGTTCATGTCTATCACATGAATTACGAAGTTTCTGTTTCAGGTGAAGTCTACTTTCCTTCTCGGAAGCAATAACTATCTGTGTCGTTTTTGCATTAACAATATAA is a window from the Mercenaria mercenaria strain notata chromosome 7, MADL_Memer_1, whole genome shotgun sequence genome containing:
- the LOC123554546 gene encoding tumor necrosis factor ligand superfamily member 14-like, which produces MSIYINNAISRLSNMADTKSHEKAKMLYEKDNIDAEKHTRKPTKKSTIYVVVGLILLNLVLMTTLITLVVKWRVARQIALEPREQTVCLACQELGLFDEELPEEVKGKISRKRKEKSEELVCCGYTSSVLERMVSEAIKQRGTGVKSSLYPLVSKECNYTTRILPSAQVNGISTTEMENEGVGDIIHWETSDKSFLKGGITYKDGKLTIKEPGYYYVFSQIMLRNVQKTTPNLVTYEENPTHLDHYMHHYSRKDGTTRKILEASKSLCEMPSANDETTSTIGAVFYLEKHDEVFVNTSHPQNLVPSQEGSHFWLYLT